The Salicibibacter halophilus DNA window GGGATCGCTACGGTTTCCCCTTCCAGATCATTTGCGGAATCGATGTTGTGGCCTGCAATAATGGCATTTCCGTCCTGGTGTCCCAAGGCGGTTGCTTTTAGGTCGATTTCTAGCTCGTTGGCCTTCATCGCGAGTTGAAACAGCACGGAAGCCCCGTCGATTCTTCCGCTGTTAAGCGCATCCATTAAATCGATCCAATCCCCGAATTGCACCAATTCTACTTCAGCACCATCCAAATATTCATCTTCAAACTCATTCATGAAATAGAGCGGGGAGGCGTGGGTGATAGGCAAGTAGCCAATTTTTATCACATCGTCTTCAGCGGGTTCTCGTTGCCCGCAACCCGCCAGGATAATCGCTGTGGTTAAGAACAAAATAACGCTGATGGTTCTTGTTCGTCGCATCTTTACCTCCATTCGCGCCATCACGCTCGCCATTTAAATATGATAATCGGGTTCGTTCTCCGTGCCTCCGAACTGAAAGGAATCAAAGATCGTTTTTCGGAAGTATTGAAAATCATCGTGGCTGCGATCTCTTGGTTTTGGCAGCTGAATCTTTAAAGAACGCTTTATACGTCCGGGGTTCGGCTCCAAGATGATGACGCGATCCGATAAATAGACGGCCTCATCTATGTCATGCGTGACCAAAACAATCGTTGATTCTGCTTTTCTTTGAATGCGCAATAACTCATCTTGTAAGTAATATCGATTGAAGGTGTCCAATGCCGCAAAAGGTTCATCCATCAGGATGATTTCCGGTTCGATGGCCAGCGCCCTCGCGATAGCCACGCGCTGTTGCATGCCCCCGGAAAGTTGAGATGGGAAGTGGTCCGCATTTTTTTCCAAGCCGACTAGTTGGATATAACCGGAAGCCCGTTCGTGTTTTTCTGCAGCTGTAATATCTTCGTTCTCCAGCCCGAGCTCCACATTTTTTTGGACTGTCCGCCAAGGAAGCAAATTATAATGCTGAAAAAGCATAATGGCCTGTCGCCCTGGTTTCCTCACCGGTTTTCCGGCGATAGACAGATCCCCCTCTGACAACGTTTCAAATCCGCCGATCAAATTGAGCAATGTGCTTTTGCCGCAACCGCTTTCCCCAAGGATCGATACAAATTCCCTGTGCTTTATGTTTAGATTGATGCCTTCCAGAACTTTTTCGGTAGACGCAAAGCTTTTCCCGACTTGATCAAGCTCGACAAGTGTAGACAACATCGGACACCCCCTGTTCCCAATCTTTTAAATAAATCATATCAGTTTACTTGCCATTAGTTAAAGATTTTATTACACTTAGTTGAAAAAAACAACCTTATTGTGCGTGCTTTCCTATTTTCTATCATTTTGAATTTTATAACTGCATCGTTTATAATAAGAGGATAGCTACAAATGGTTTTATCTAAAATATTATAGTGAATGAACATTCAATCATTGAGGAGGGAGCGATGTGGAAGTTTATAAGCGTATCGATGAGTTAACGTTTGAAGGTATTGTGATCCTCCAAATGAATGAAAGTTCCATCGCCAGAGAGTGGGATCGATTGCTTCATCGCCACATTATTAAAGAAGGCCAGGTGATGCAATGGGATGAAGAAGAGTTAAAAACCCATCTGGATACGATTATGAAATGTCTGAAATCTCAATTATTTATAGAGGGAAAGAAGGATACGGAAGAAGAGTCCCATGTCAAAAAGATTTTACATGAAGTAAAAATGGCATGGCGGGAAGAGGACATTCACATTGATAAACATGAAATGACTTTTATTTGCTATTTGTTGGAGAATGCGACCCATAAAGCCATACATACACCGGATGGTTCTGGGATTACCTTCCGCAATCACCAGGCTGTCCATCATTTTTTTACGATGTTGAGCCAACATTTAATGCCTTATCCATTAGATGGAATGGATCTGCAGGGGTATTTAAACTATTTGTTCTCGCTCCCTGAGTTTTCTTTTCATTTTATCGTGCGTTCCCGCAAGGATAATTCCACTTTTCAGGTCATAGATGTCATAGAGAAATCCGGTAATTCCATGGAGTCGGGCTGGCGGCACATGTTGCAAAGCATCCAAACGGAATCCATCGAACTTTTGAAGAAAGCCGTGTTGCGTTTAATGGGAGACGAGGAAGAGACTTTTGGAAAGCATGTGTTCATCACACAGGAAGTCGGCAATGAGCTGCTTTTGTTTTATGTTCCACAAAAAAATGTTTCACGTACGAAAGCGGTCTTAAAGTTGGCTTTTCGTTTGTATGAAGATATTCGTGAGACCGTTTCCCATGCTGAAAACCAAATAAATTGGCGCTCATTGGTAGCCCTTTTCTATGAATGGGTCATGCGAGCGCGGCGGCTGGAGGATGCTTTTGAGCACATCGCTTCCGGGTACGTACGCTATTTGCCGTTTGAACGTTGCGCGCTTTTTTTATATTTGCCAAAAGAAAAAAAGGGGATCGGGATGACGGGGTATAATTTAAATGTCGACGAGGTCAAAAATATCACGGAGCCTTTCTCCAGTCCATCTATGGTTCAAGAATTTTTGAAAAAAATTCGAACGTACCGCCCCATTTTTATTGACGATGCTGCTGATGTGCTCCCGGAGTACTATATAAATAAGTTCAAACTGAACTCTTTGGTGGTATCTCCTATTTATTCACTGTCGAAAAAGGAGTTCATAGGAGCCGTGTTTTTGGACCAAGGCGAGGGGCAGAAATTTGAAGTTAACGATGAACTAATGAATGTGTTGGTGAAAATGGGTCATCATGTCGGAGAAATGCTGATGCAATATCAAGAATCCCAGTACGATCATTTACAAAAAACGGTGTCTTCCCGCCTATCCCCGCGGGAAATTGAGGTGATGAATCTCGTCAAAAACGGGAAATCCATCGACGAAATTTCCACTGTGTTGCATCTCAGCCAATAC harbors:
- a CDS encoding helix-turn-helix domain-containing protein; the protein is MEVYKRIDELTFEGIVILQMNESSIAREWDRLLHRHIIKEGQVMQWDEEELKTHLDTIMKCLKSQLFIEGKKDTEEESHVKKILHEVKMAWREEDIHIDKHEMTFICYLLENATHKAIHTPDGSGITFRNHQAVHHFFTMLSQHLMPYPLDGMDLQGYLNYLFSLPEFSFHFIVRSRKDNSTFQVIDVIEKSGNSMESGWRHMLQSIQTESIELLKKAVLRLMGDEEETFGKHVFITQEVGNELLLFYVPQKNVSRTKAVLKLAFRLYEDIRETVSHAENQINWRSLVALFYEWVMRARRLEDAFEHIASGYVRYLPFERCALFLYLPKEKKGIGMTGYNLNVDEVKNITEPFSSPSMVQEFLKKIRTYRPIFIDDAADVLPEYYINKFKLNSLVVSPIYSLSKKEFIGAVFLDQGEGQKFEVNDELMNVLVKMGHHVGEMLMQYQESQYDHLQKTVSSRLSPREIEVMNLVKNGKSIDEISTVLHLSQYTVRDYISSSIKKVNGRNRTHAVAIAIQQGFI
- a CDS encoding ABC transporter ATP-binding protein, which gives rise to MLSTLVELDQVGKSFASTEKVLEGINLNIKHREFVSILGESGCGKSTLLNLIGGFETLSEGDLSIAGKPVRKPGRQAIMLFQHYNLLPWRTVQKNVELGLENEDITAAEKHERASGYIQLVGLEKNADHFPSQLSGGMQQRVAIARALAIEPEIILMDEPFAALDTFNRYYLQDELLRIQRKAESTIVLVTHDIDEAVYLSDRVIILEPNPGRIKRSLKIQLPKPRDRSHDDFQYFRKTIFDSFQFGGTENEPDYHI